The stretch of DNA ataaagcactcaaattttctcgtattctctcaaggaagtacggcgagtgcttttccggcctcactgaacggatagcttcgacagagctaagactatccgttacaatgtaatagtgttcaacaggtcgtgaggcgacgctgtccagcgcccaatgaattgctgccaattcagcaatatacactgagcaaggattctgaagactgtgtgaggtgctaaaaaattcgttgaacactccaaatcctgtggactcgtttatagtggacccatcagtaaagtacatattatcacaattgatacccccatacttttcatcgaagatcgttggagcgatcctcgatcgttggtaatctgaatatccatggatatcttgcttcatggacagatcaaaatgcacagaggaattgatgtagtcagggaaacaaacacggttgggaatatacgaagaaggatcaacctgcatggagatgaattcatgatatgaactcatgaatccggagtgaaaatttagctcgatcagctgctcaaaatttccgatcaccaatgggttcatgaccttacaccggatgaagaaccgaagagataataaattgaagcgatcttttagtgggagtaggcctgccaaaacctcgagactcatggtatgcgttgagggcatacatcccaacgcgatacggagacaaagatactgaattcgctcgagtttaatgaggtgtgttttggcagctgattgaaagcagaaactgccatactccatcactgagagaatagttgttcgatacaacattataagatcttcgggatgggctccccaccaggtgccggtaattgtacggagaaagtttattctttgttgacattttttactcagatacctaatatgggccccccaagtacatttggagtcgaaccagaccccaagatacttgaatgacatagcatgagtgatcggtttacccaaaagttgaagctttggttttgctggtctatgcttcctagaaaaaaccaccatctctgttttctccgtggagaattcgatccctagcccaatggcccaggttgaaaaattgttcaaagtatcttgtaagggtccttgcaggtcggattcgtttgatcctacgacagacaccactccatcatctgcaagttgtcttaggctgcaattttgtgtaaggcaattgtcgatgtcgcttacatagaagttgtacaaaagggggcttaaacatgagccctgggggagtcccatgtaagagacccgacttactgccgaatctccgtgagaaaagttcaaatgcttctcacaaagcaagttatataaaatattattcaatagaggcggaagaccccgagagtgtaatttgtctgacaaaacctctattgaaacagaatcaaaggccccctttatgtccaagaatactgaagccatttgtttttttccggcgtaagccatttgaatttctgaagaaagcaacgcaagacaatcattcgtccccttgcccctgcggaacccatattgtgtatctgagagtaggccattcgtttcaacccatcgatcaaggcgaaacaagatcattttctccaacaatttccgtatacaagacagcattgctattgggcggtacgaattgaagtcggacgcgggttttccgggtttttgaatagctataactcgtacttgtctccaatcatctggaacaatattattctccagaaaccgattgaataaattcaacaagcgatgtttcgccacatcagggaggtttttcagcaagttgaacttaattctatccgatcccggagcagaattgttacatgaaaggagagcaagagagaattctaccatcgaaaactcggaatcaagatcgcacctatcttgtggtatatctcgaacaattttttgcacaggagcggaatcaggacaaaccttccgtgcaaaattaaaaatccatcgatgtgaatattcttcgctttcattcgttgaagagcgatttctcatgtttcgagccactttccataattttttcattgacgtttctcgtgacaaacctcccacgaaatttcgccaataagcacgttttttccctttgattaagtttttaaattgatcttcaagggctaaatacgtttgaaaattttcaggggttccacgtttccgaaaagctataaatgcattcgatttttctacataaagcttggaacattggctatcccaccatagattgggaggccttcgggaaatggtggaacctgggatgggtttcgtttgagcgcgaaccgcgctgtcatagatcaaacgagaaaggaagttatactcctccaatggaggtaaaccatctctggaattgatggctagagcaatcgcgtccgcatattttttccagtcaatgtgtcttgtaaggtcatatgccatgtttatagattcagaagaattcgacccaatggtgatggaaattttgattggcaagtgatcactaccgttggggtcctggattacattccacttgcaatctaacgatagtgaattcgagcaaagcgagaggtcaagagcacttgggttagcaggaggtttaggtacacgtgttgtttccccagtgttcaaaagtgtcatattgaagctgttacaaagatcatatatcaacagtgaacgattgtcgtcgtactgttccccccaggcagttccgtgagagttgaagtctcccaagatcaatcgtggctcaggaaggagtgagcacatgtcaacaagttgcttgcggctaaccgcagctctcggaggccaatacaagctgacaatacagaggtcttttcctctgatgtttgcatgacaagcaacagcttcaatccctccaataggtggaaggtcaattcgaaaaaatgagtggcacttattgatccccaatagcacccctccgtatctgtcatcacggtccaagcgtataatattaaaatcgtggaaagagagatcatctcgcgaagaaagccaagtttcggacagagcaaaaacatcacaattgaacttatgaattaaaaatttgaatgtatccaatttagggataagactacgacaattccactgtaaaacagtgatatctccgacctctctatttgaattagacatcaagagagataatcattgcaaggaggggccatgtttgcatcaattgttgcaaaattgtctttaatactggaagcattgatatgacaatggttctgatggagtcggaaacattaaagcatgtgaagatttgagccacaaggtcagtcaactttataaatcccgattgggaagttgaacttgacggtaaaatagggacagttggggtttttgatgttccttcgagtgctgggtcgttcgaaggtgaattattcccacggaagccaggaggaacctgattttgcttgtccgctgcactcgattttttaggcatgctaacagagggtataaccggaggggcttgtacttgaactttgggagtggtcacatttttgcgccggggattcccttggaagatgtacggtgtgccctcgttagctgtatccgcttccatttcgtcaactggcagcgaagcgaagacattgtttgcggttaaaggttgttgctgttgggccaatggagaagcgccctttaaaatttccgcaaaagtgcgcttcgagcgttcctttaaagagcgcttctgcttctcccagcgactcttgtaagtttcacaagccgagagcacgtgcggagttcctccgcaatatggacacttttgctcaatcgcactgcaggatttgtccacatgttgctctccgcaagtggcacagcgctccttgttggcgcagtaagctgctgtgtgaccaactgacttgcatttcaggcaagtcatgggctttggcacgaagagtcgcagcggtagcctcaatttgtccaccataacgtagtcagggagggcggagccagcaaaagtgactctaaacgagtcggacggcgtaaatttcgattctttcccttcctgggagattttgccgagttgtcggcattctaagattttaaccttaatcaaaggcagctttttaaatctgccatctccttccataattgatttgcacgtcagacccgtttcggttatcacccccgagatttctacgtcatgggaaggcacgtagacacgatattccagggtaaacctctggtcgacgacaataccgtttgcgtctttccgatcagctacgacaacacgcagtttggtcggtctaaccttcgaaatttctgtcacggaggagtatcttgccagatctttcatgatctgaataacattaagtgcttttccgtttggcttaggcctgaagaaaacaacccacggaccagttccaggtgcatcttcaggatagaccttgacacgtggagagaagactacaggacgagaaggagatgacgaggattgaaggggatcggggacaacaggatggggaggcgaaatctgagctgttgtaggagcgaggggggttggagaggaggtatttgcaggttttttagaggggggcttgctagagttagcagactcgtccccggacgaaacatcctctgatgtaggaacgcgtttaagtgtcttcgctgttcctttattagaacttttttcaaccagaggggagtcatcatcagagatctccatatctggagatcctccccctccttctgccattctgtaattcgtacttatattctaataatttgtttttaataataataataataattaaaaaaaaaaaattaaaaaaaaaaataaatcttatatcttatttatttctattcaccacaatgcaccccagtgctgatgaactggcaaccgctgcttgcttctcagtcggagcgcttgagcgctcggtactatcacacaccactaagaagtgatgctctccttcacactgctgtaagttagcagcgaatcgcgctggtattgtgtgcgtgcaactgaccaccgatgtccgacttcgactgcgatggcgacaaatcggcgataactgaaagccggcaggccttgccaggctttgacgattcagcttttctcaccaattccgagttcacactgcgttccacgatatctcgaacaattcgaaaacgcgcgaaaaaagcacacccgggcgacaaaaaaaaataataacagccaacggtaaccgaaaacaatgcttcaacggagacgctcacagcacacgaccggttactcgaagcttatgccgaagaatgattatattaatttttgacaactgcatttttttaaacgtgttttggttcatcttcgattctTGCCTACtgccaacataatgccacaaaaaatctagaatatACGTAAcacgcgtaaattcgaaagtcgcaatactttttgaacaggtTGATGAAAGTtgatttaaaagaaaaaaaataagtttggcATAAAATAGTTAGcacgaaaaatatattgaataaaaagtttttttaggaACTAGAGAATCACTACGATATACGGTAGACTAAATGAATTTAGTTGAGtcatttttctctattttaatACTGTTTATTATTTCAAAACATCAAATTAGGTTTGCGAAAAAGAAATCAGTGGTCCTTTAAACGGCAAAAATTTCTAAACTAGTACTAGTACTACTAGATAGATAATCATTTGTGGACGAGAAATATCTGCAAAATTCCACGACACACGTTGTACGAGGTGGAAGAAAACTATTAATTGTAAGTTGTAtatcatttaatgtaattgcaCTATTTACCGGAACTATTAAATTGCAGTTTGATCTGCCTTGAAGCTGCTACAAAAACAGTGGTGTAATTCTTTGAAATCCCGAAcaggcacagattgatgtttggtgaaaactgctccgatgtgggttcgaactccggtcgtctggattatcatccaccagctatctgaatttaattcaacagcggttaaaagtgcatcagcatttcattgacatttcaatatgatgtaatggGGCTGATTCTCCAGCGCGAATGGAATGTGACAACAATGAACTCCTCAAAGTCACATGACCCAGGTCACCGTATCGCCGAAGGCGATTGCCctgacgtgagaggttcattttggagtaaaatactcaatgaattacaaatggtgcagtgttcattgaaatatatgtcaAAGCTTGTGTTTTTTGCAAAGGCTCTATGTATTCAATGTGtttcataaatatatatttcttttattttaaaaattttcattccttgttacaaatatgtacaggaaataatttcgttcatctttataaatgttttccccttattataattgatgaaaaataatatcactgggataagaaaacatataaaaatatattttcaaatctgtttttgcatagtccctttgcattaatatgagtgtatgttatttcaattgttttgatttcgtatcCGTGTTTTGATTCCGCATTCGTGCTTTGACTTAGTGTCCGGTGCTGATTCCGTAAAAGGTTGACTATTCTTTATAAGATTGCAgtgaacattaattttatagtcTCCTCACATAAAAGCCATCAAGGTAAGATATATTTATTGTCACCTTTAAACTATTTCCAAAAGCTAAATTTTATCCATAGACAATGAGCCGATAAAAATGATAAACCTGTCAAGGATCTTGTAATTCTACTGTACGAAACTGCACTGTTATTGTCTGGATTCTCACTGGATGAGTCAGGTGGGCACGCATCTCGCATCTATCTTATGGTCCAGCTGGGTCTTAGAATCGATAAGGACGAAGCTATGAGCACAGATGATACTCCAGCCGCAACTACTGGTGAAGATGTTCCTCCACTAGAGGATGACACCGAGGATGCCCCACACATGGAAGAAGTTGATTAAACATATACGATTTTTAACTACTTAAGtagctttttttaatttttgaaagtctGATTAGTGTTTTTGGAGTAAGGAAACGGTATGCTGAATTGAGTTTCTCGTATCAGTTAGGGTCAACTATTTTAAATttacattttaattttgtaCCGCGTTATAGCGGCTGCAGAAGATGTATATTCTTGTCATTCGTAATAGCATACCAAGTACTTTAACCGACTActtgttaataataaatataaattatttaaaaaagcaCAGTTTAACTGGATTGCATTCGAAACTGCCTGTTTTTGtccgaaaattttcacaatGTAGATGATGACTACATCTTTGAATCTGGAGCAGCAATTGCCCGTTTGGAACTACGAATGATTAGAGATCGTTCAAATCCTTTGGAAACGCCTAATCCTATTTTTGGCTACCATCGCTGGTACtagtcgataacaaatgaggatacgacttcaaaagtcacaaaatggcatgtttttccactgcaatcgcccacgagaattgagtgagtgttcatgagagttcattcaaggtaAAAATCTCACCACAGTCGCCTTCGGAAATTGAGTGAGGCAATTTTTCTGAGCTGTCACTTCTCATTCGCGCATCAGAATCAGCCCCAatgtgttctttattaggatctaatatgatttactgtttcatggtTTTCTTCAgtatgcaacacgatttactacagtactgaatcgatttaaattatacgcttatacgacacacaaactgcatcagcgtaatatacgcatatgatgcggattaaatatattttacgacaatgtacatcataaaattgatgtttattataccgaattgcgacttaatttgataatagtatttaaaatcgagtttttacatttaatgcgatttcaaatatacacgatacatactttgattgatattatatgcgattatgatttattcggatttcttgtacgacttggcacgtgcaaaattatacgatttaatgtttgctgggtagtgcATCCATCTCCTTGCCAATTAACTCCCACTTCAATTTAACTTCTGTTTTGCCTATGCTTACTCCACAAAAGCCTCTGACAATGTCTACATTCTCCTCCATAAGTTGAACGAGCGTTCAAACTGTTGGGAATTGTTGACTTTTTTCATTCGTGTGTTCAATTGCGCTGAAAGTTGATTATCAAGAAATTAACGATTAACAATTGAAATCGATGGAATCAGATTCAAAGTTTAACTTATTCAGGAAAATGAGACTACGTCgcaaataccaaaaaaataaacaccCCTAGCACAAGATAAATTCTCAAAGGTTATTAATACTCCACCACAATCTCCCGACATCAATCTCATTGAAAAACTATAAGAGTATCAGGACAGAAAAATTAGAAACCATCCAATACCCAACAACGATCACAAAAATTACACGATCTCTCGAAAACACCAAAAAGCTGATAGATAATCTCCGAAACGGCTGAATGCAGTTGCAAACAAATTTCAACCGAGTTTGTACCAATGTAAACCGTTTCAAAcgcattaaaaaaattgatattccAAGGTATAATATGATATTATCACATAGCGCTTCCAACATAATTATCTCTCGAATTcgttaaataacttttttttattccctTATTTCTGCAGAAGTTGGTCGTGTAAAAGATCTCAAGTATACACGTTCTGTCTGCTAGACGCCTCCATTCAAGCTTACTTCGATTTCTTATTCTTAATCTTTTTCAGATAAAACTCGAGTTCCTTTCCTTCTAGAATGTAACCGTCGGCACGTCCGGATTGTCCAGGGCGGGAAGCGATGGCGGCTATACAGAAGAATCAATAGAAAAACATACCCTCTTAGTAAAGCAGATCTAATAAACTCCACATTTGGTGGCGCATTATTGGAATAATCAGTGTAACTATGACAAAGCCGGGATCATTTTTCACAATAACGGTTCTTCGTCTCAAAACGAAACTAGGAAGTGTTAGACCCTCGGAGAGGGTGTGAATCGCTTTAGTTGTTATCATCATGCGAGAGTAAATATGCTGTGAAGGATTTGTGCATCGCGAAAATACATGCTATGAAATAATAGTAGGGATTGATGGTTCCATTGCTATCGACTTCTCAAAGTATGATTCGTTCTGCTTGGGTCACAAATCTTTCACGGCGCACCGACACAAACTTTCAAATTCAACATACCCAGCAGACGTCCAGCGTTGAACTGTTCCTCAAGAGCGGCATCGATTTTTGCTGTCTTCTGTCGCTTGATGTACTTCTTCATTACATGCTTGCTGCGCTTCTTGGCCAGAACGTCTTCCTCGCCGGCCTTGACTTCACGCTTCTTGCCCAGTGGCAGCAGGTAGTGACTCTCGTACCATTGGCGGAATGGAGTGGCATCGATAACAATGATAGCGTTCTTCACAAGCGTCTTGGTACGGACCAGCTCGTTGTTGGACGCATTGTAAACAACATCGATGATACGTGCCTTGCGAGCCGTTCCCTCCGAAGCCCAGGCAAAATTTCCAGCGTCCAAACGGAGCGCACGGAATTTTCTGTTTCCTCCACGGGTCCGCACAAAGTGAACGCGGGTGCCTCCAATCTGAAATCCATCAGAAAACAGACGTTACCTTTCAATTAACCTATAAAAATCGGAAATGGCATTACCTTGGTGTTGGCTGCTGGGCGTCCCAACTCATACTTCCTCTTCTTGCGGATCGCGGCCTTCTTTCCACCAGTGGCCCGCCTTTTGTGATAACTGTCACGGCTGATACCTGTCCGGAGGATAAGGAGAAGAAATATTCCATCAGACTCGCTACTAAACTGTTTCCACCGCTATTGAAGAGATGCTAAACACTGCAGTCTTCTGTCAAAATATACCGGAAACGTGGACAACTGTTTCGTTTGATTTTTCCTAAACAAATGATTCACTCTTGAAACAATCTTCAGCGGCTTGTAGGAACAATTCAAAGCTGCAACTTTTTACACATTTGCCACAATTCCTGGTATATCGGCACTGCTATTTTTATCGAGTTCCTATCTACACAATCGAACGACGACCTACCCATCTTGATGTGTTGATCGAGAAAGAAAGAATTGTTTCAACCGGAATAGCGAGATTGGTAGCCCTGAAAATTGACAACCACGGGTATGCGACGACTGACAACTTGACTGAGTTGTCAAAACTGGTATAAAAACGAACGAGGGAGTCACTGGTAGATCATGAAGGCGTAACATAGTAGGTATGTATTAATTTCAAAATATGGTAAAGTCGAATGGGCGTTTTTATTTCTGGATACAGAATGCCGTGGTGTGCGTCCCGTCGCGTTGACAGATTGCTTTAAAATAAACGTTAAACTTAGCTTTCAATACTTAAATCAACCACACGCATGTCATGAATTTGTATTACAGATTCAATCGCTGAATAGTAATTTGCTTCGTT from Toxorhynchites rutilus septentrionalis strain SRP chromosome 3, ASM2978413v1, whole genome shotgun sequence encodes:
- the LOC129780254 gene encoding 40S ribosomal protein S8-like isoform X3 → MGISRDSYHKRRATGGKKAAIRKKRKYELGRPAANTKIGGTRVHFVRTRGGNRKFRALRLDAGNFAWASEGTARKARIIDVVYNASNNELVRTKTLVKNAIIVIDATPFRQWYESHYLLPLGKKREVKAGEEDVLAKKRSKHVMKKYIKRQKTAKIDAALEEQFNAGRLLAAIASRPGQSGRADGYILEGKELEFYLKKIKNKKSK